Genomic window (Juglans microcarpa x Juglans regia isolate MS1-56 chromosome 2S, Jm3101_v1.0, whole genome shotgun sequence):
AGGTTACGGAATGTATTTTAGGCTGATGCTCGGAGTCGAGCGGCGTATGAGTATTTCGGAGACGTAGTAACATTTGATACAACGTACCTAACAAATAGGTACGGGATGCCTTTTGCGCCATTCGTTGGTGTTAATCATCATGGTCAGTCCATATTATTAGGAGCGGGATTGATTTCAAACGAGGACACTGAAACTTTTGTGTGGTTGTTCCGAATGTGGTTGGATTGTATGAATGGTCGGGCGCCCAAAGCCATGATAACCGACCAAGATCGGGCAATGAAGAGTGCTATTGCCATTGTATTCCCTGAAACTCGTCACAGATATTGTTTATGGCATATAATGCGCAAACTTCCAGAGAAACTAGGATCTCATGCGCAATTCAATGCGGGGTTGAAGACTGACCTTCAGACTGCATTATATGACTCACATACCAGCGGTGAATTTGAGGAGAGCTGGGGTCAAGTAATTGCAAAGTATGATCTCCACGGCAATAAATGGCTTCAATCCTTATATGAGGAAAGGTCTTTTTGGGTTCCAGCTTACTTAAAAAGTGTATTCTGGGCTGGAATGAGCACAACACAAAGGTcggaaagcatgaatgcatttttcgaCGGGTATGTCCATTCCGGTACCACGTTGAAGGAATTCATCGACCAATTTGATAATGCTCTTAGAAAGAAGGTGGAGTTAGAGACAATGGCTGATTTCAATTCTAACAACCAAACTATTCCCTGCGTGTCCCATTTTAATATTGAGAAGCAGTTTCAAAGGTTATATACAAATGCAAAGTTCAAAGAGGTACAAAGAGAGTTGCTGGGCCTAATGTGTTGTAATTGTTCGTTGGTAAGCACAGAAGGGTGCATTTTAAAATACCAAGTGAGTGATGAAATATCTACTGATGACCACATCAAAACACTCCATTTCTGTGTTTACTATAACGAAGAGGAGGTGGAGGTCAAATGCACGTGTGCATTGTTTCAGATGAGGGGGATTCTATGTAGGCATGCACTTAGAGTTTGCCAGTTCAAAAAGATTAATGTGCTGCCAGATGTATATGTGTTGGATCGTTGGAGAAAGGACTTAAAGAGGACATACACATTAGTCAGAAGTAGTTACGATGACCAGCGGGACAGAGCAGACGCACGGAATTATGAGCGGGTGCTTAAAAGATGTTCGAAATTAGCGACCAAAATATCCTCTGATAATGAAAAAATCAGTGCTTTCTTGCgtgttgttgatgagtttgagaCAAAATGTGAAGGTTCAACACTAGAGTCAGCATATGAACAAACGAAGGCCAAAGCAAATCTCGTCTTGGATAAGGGTAAGAAGATACTAAGCCCCAACGTGGTTCGAGGGAAAGGGAGACCCCCAAGTAAGAGGAAGGTTCCACCAGTTGAAAAGTtggcaacaaagagaaagaaaccgGTATTTGCTTGTCTAATTTTGCATTGTTTTAAGTTAGTATTATGACTCTAATATGTGTCTATTTATGTTTTGGACCTCAGACTTCCAGGAAAATCTTGGTAGATGAAACACAATTGGGTGAGACACCGGGATCTGAACAACACCAATTTGATGATGGGGTTGATGTTGGAACACAAAAC
Coding sequences:
- the LOC121252662 gene encoding protein FAR-RED IMPAIRED RESPONSE 1-like is translated as MPFAPFVGVNHHGQSILLGAGLISNEDTETFVWLFRMWLDCMNGRAPKAMITDQDRAMKSAIAIVFPETRHRYCLWHIMRKLPEKLGSHAQFNAGLKTDLQTALYDSHTSGEFEESWGQVIAKYDLHGNKWLQSLYEERSFWVPAYLKSVFWAGMSTTQRSESMNAFFDGYVHSGTTLKEFIDQFDNALRKKVELETMADFNSNNQTIPCVSHFNIEKQFQRLYTNAKFKEVQRELLGLMCCNCSLVSTEGCILKYQVSDEISTDDHIKTLHFCVYYNEEEVEVKCTCALFQMRGILCRHALRVCQFKKINVLPDVYVLDRWRKDLKRTYTLVRSSYDDQRDRADARNYERVLKRCSKLATKISSDNEKISAFLRVVDEFETKCEGSTLESAYEQTKAKANLVLDKGKKILSPNVVRGKGRPPSKRKVPPVEKLATKRKKPTSRKILVDETQLGETPGSEQHQFDDGVDVGTQNSILTQSTPEMCHHLDAHL